A window of Ruania suaedae contains these coding sequences:
- a CDS encoding Na+/H+ antiporter subunit A gives MLQLIALHLVAALAAPALVSRFGRRAFLPLALVPGSAAIWALIRLGDVLAGEVPLQSVAWVGSLNMHLTFRLDGLAWLMVLLVGGIGALALVYCAWYFASGAKFLGRFSGIFLAFAGSMLGLVTTDNTLALYTFWELTTVFSYLLIGHYFTRKGSRRAGMQAIVVTTFGGLAMLAGFLVLGAVPGGSFSLSELVGAPPAGTAVAVAIVCILVGALSKSALVPFHFWLPGAMAAPTPVSAYLHAAAMVKAGVYLVARLAPGFAELDAWRWIILVSGSVTMLIGGYRSLKQHDLKLLLAFGTVSQLGFLILLVGQPHQAVALAGLALIGAHAMFKAALFLTVGVIDAAAGTRDLRHLSGLGRNLRWAAVPGFLATFSMVGLPPFAGYVGKEAVLEALTHDVGAHEIAVLAVVVAGSVLTFAYGMRFLWGAFARKPGVEETRLDREAPGLFVPGVVLAVLGLATGLVPGLGERLFERYAGTYPAGEPGHLTLWGGIGPALLLTIVVIAAGAGLFAARHPVERLQGAVSLAPDSDRLYRTMMRRLDRGAVAVTSYTQRGSLPVYLGTILLVTVGAVSIALIGSGAGIGPVRAFDVPAQALLAGVIVLGAILTARARRRLKAVVLMGITGYGVVVLFALHGAPDLALTQALVETIALVVFILVLRRLPAYFSNRPLKRSRWWRAVLAAGVAIMTMALALIIPNVRTVDPVSVLFPDEVYEYGYGRNIVNVALVDTRAWDTMGEIAVLLAAATGVASLVFVRARSGQVDRIRDRRPSLPTARVNGDPGQRSRTWLPAGAAIPLARRSVILEVATRLLFHTMLLFAVFLLLSGHNAPGGGFVAGLVVGVALTVRYLAGGRYELGEAAPILPGLLLGSGLFLSAGVGAVPLFFGGTVLQSVAIDLDLGILGELHLVTSLFFDIGVFLLVVGLMLDVLRSLGSEIDRQGEASGAVQPDIAHDSPRATTDDADPVPSEGGRA, from the coding sequence GTGCTGCAGCTGATCGCCCTGCACCTCGTGGCGGCTCTCGCTGCCCCGGCGTTGGTCTCCCGCTTCGGCCGGCGGGCCTTCCTACCGCTGGCGCTGGTGCCCGGGTCCGCGGCGATCTGGGCGCTGATCCGCCTCGGCGATGTGCTCGCCGGTGAGGTACCGCTGCAGAGCGTGGCGTGGGTGGGCTCGCTGAACATGCACCTGACGTTCCGGCTCGACGGCCTGGCCTGGCTGATGGTGTTGCTCGTCGGCGGCATCGGCGCCCTGGCGCTGGTCTACTGCGCCTGGTACTTCGCCTCCGGGGCGAAGTTCCTGGGGCGTTTCTCCGGGATCTTTCTCGCCTTCGCCGGTTCGATGCTGGGCCTGGTGACCACCGACAACACCCTGGCGCTGTACACCTTCTGGGAGCTGACCACGGTCTTCTCCTACCTCCTCATCGGGCACTACTTCACCCGCAAGGGCTCCCGCCGCGCCGGGATGCAGGCGATCGTGGTGACGACCTTCGGGGGTCTGGCGATGCTCGCCGGCTTCCTCGTGCTCGGGGCCGTGCCCGGCGGCTCGTTCTCCCTGTCCGAGCTCGTCGGCGCGCCTCCCGCGGGCACCGCCGTCGCCGTGGCGATCGTGTGCATCCTCGTCGGGGCACTGAGCAAGTCCGCGCTGGTGCCGTTCCACTTCTGGCTGCCCGGCGCGATGGCTGCCCCCACCCCGGTCAGCGCGTACCTGCACGCCGCCGCCATGGTCAAGGCCGGCGTCTATCTCGTCGCGCGCCTGGCCCCCGGGTTCGCCGAGCTGGACGCCTGGCGCTGGATCATCCTGGTCAGCGGCTCGGTCACGATGCTCATCGGCGGCTACCGCTCCCTCAAGCAGCACGACCTCAAGCTGCTGCTCGCCTTCGGCACGGTCAGCCAGCTCGGCTTCCTCATCCTGCTCGTCGGGCAGCCCCACCAGGCGGTCGCACTCGCCGGCCTGGCCCTCATCGGCGCGCACGCGATGTTCAAGGCCGCCCTGTTCCTCACCGTCGGTGTCATCGACGCCGCCGCCGGCACGCGCGACCTGCGCCACCTCTCCGGCCTCGGTCGCAACCTGCGCTGGGCGGCCGTGCCCGGTTTCCTCGCCACCTTCTCGATGGTCGGGTTGCCGCCGTTCGCCGGCTACGTCGGCAAGGAGGCCGTGCTCGAAGCACTCACCCACGACGTCGGAGCGCACGAGATCGCCGTGCTCGCCGTCGTCGTGGCCGGGTCCGTCCTGACCTTCGCCTACGGCATGCGTTTCCTGTGGGGCGCCTTCGCGCGCAAGCCCGGGGTGGAGGAGACCAGGCTCGACCGCGAGGCGCCCGGACTGTTCGTGCCCGGCGTGGTGCTGGCCGTCCTGGGGCTCGCCACCGGGTTGGTGCCCGGCCTCGGGGAGCGGCTGTTCGAGCGCTACGCCGGCACCTACCCGGCCGGGGAGCCGGGGCACCTCACGCTCTGGGGAGGGATCGGGCCGGCGCTGCTGCTCACGATTGTCGTGATCGCCGCCGGTGCCGGCCTGTTCGCGGCGCGCCACCCGGTGGAGCGACTCCAGGGGGCCGTGTCCCTGGCTCCCGACTCCGACCGGCTCTACCGGACCATGATGCGTCGCCTGGACCGGGGCGCCGTGGCCGTCACCTCCTACACTCAGCGTGGTTCCCTACCGGTCTACCTGGGCACGATCCTGCTTGTCACTGTCGGTGCCGTCTCGATCGCGCTGATCGGGTCCGGCGCCGGTATCGGCCCGGTCCGAGCGTTCGACGTTCCCGCCCAGGCCTTGCTGGCCGGGGTCATCGTGCTCGGTGCGATCCTGACCGCTCGCGCCCGGCGCCGCCTCAAGGCCGTCGTGCTGATGGGGATCACCGGGTACGGGGTGGTGGTCTTGTTCGCGCTGCACGGGGCGCCGGACCTGGCGCTGACGCAGGCGCTGGTGGAGACGATCGCGCTGGTGGTGTTCATCCTGGTGCTGCGACGTCTGCCCGCCTACTTCTCCAACCGGCCCCTCAAACGCAGCCGCTGGTGGCGCGCGGTACTCGCCGCGGGTGTAGCGATCATGACGATGGCGCTGGCGCTCATCATCCCGAACGTTCGCACGGTGGATCCGGTCTCCGTGCTGTTCCCGGACGAGGTGTACGAGTACGGCTACGGACGCAACATCGTCAATGTCGCCCTGGTCGACACCCGCGCGTGGGACACCATGGGCGAGATCGCCGTGCTGCTCGCCGCTGCCACCGGTGTGGCCTCGCTGGTCTTCGTCCGTGCCCGCTCCGGCCAGGTGGATCGCATCCGTGACCGCCGTCCGAGCCTGCCCACCGCTCGCGTGAACGGTGACCCCGGGCAGCGCTCGCGCACCTGGCTGCCTGCGGGGGCCGCGATCCCACTCGCCCGCCGGTCGGTCATCCTCGAGGTGGCGACCCGGTTGCTCTTCCACACCATGCTGCTCTTCGCGGTCTTCCTCCTGCTCTCCGGTCACAACGCCCCCGGTGGCGGCTTCGTGGCCGGTCTGGTCGTCGGCGTCGCGCTCACGGTGCGCTACCTCGCCGGGGGCCGGTACGAGCTCGGCGAGGCCGCCCCGATCCTGCCCGGGCTGCTGCTGGGGTCGGGACTGTTCCTGTCCGCCGGGGTGGGGGCCGTTCCGCTGTTCTTCGGCGGCACGGTCCTGCAGTCGGTGGCGATCGACCTCGATCTGGGGATCCTCGGCGAACTGCATCTGGTGACCTCCCTGTTCTTCGACATCGGCGTCTTCCTGCTGGTGGTGGGCCTGATGCTGGATGTGCTGCGATCCCTCGGATCCGAGATCGACCGTCAGGGTGAGGCCTCCGGGGCCGTCCAGCCGGACATCGCACACGACTCGCCCCGCGCCACCACCGACGACGCCGATCCCGTCCCGAGCGAAGGAGGCCGTGCGTGA
- the dcd gene encoding dCTP deaminase, with the protein MLLSDRDIRAELTSGRVGLDPFDAAMIQPSSVDVRLDRYFRLFDNHKYPVIDPAADQPDLTRLVEVDPDEPFVLHPGEFVLGSTYELITLPDDIAARLEGKSSLGRLGLLTHSTAGFIDPGFSGHVTLELSNVATLPITLWPGMKIGQLCYFRLTSPAEHPYGSGAQGSRYQGQRGPTASRSHQGFHRTRVEG; encoded by the coding sequence GTGCTGCTCTCCGACCGCGACATCCGGGCCGAGCTGACCTCCGGCCGCGTGGGCCTGGACCCGTTCGACGCCGCCATGATCCAGCCCTCCAGCGTGGACGTCCGGCTGGACCGCTACTTCCGGCTCTTCGACAACCACAAGTACCCGGTGATCGACCCGGCGGCCGACCAGCCGGATCTGACCCGCCTGGTGGAGGTCGACCCGGACGAGCCCTTCGTGCTGCATCCCGGCGAGTTCGTGCTCGGCTCCACCTACGAGCTCATCACCCTGCCCGACGACATCGCCGCGCGCCTGGAGGGCAAGTCCAGCCTCGGCCGGCTCGGCCTGCTCACCCACTCCACCGCGGGGTTCATCGACCCCGGCTTCTCCGGGCACGTCACGCTGGAGCTGTCGAACGTGGCCACCCTGCCGATCACCTTGTGGCCGGGGATGAAGATCGGCCAGCTCTGCTACTTCCGACTCACCAGCCCGGCCGAGCACCCCTACGGCTCCGGTGCGCAGGGCTCGCGCTATCAGGGCCAACGGGGCCCGACGGCGTCCCGCTCCCACCAGGGCTTCCATCGCACCCGGGTGGAGGGCTAG
- a CDS encoding VOC family protein — MTVLNPYLNFRGQAREAMEFYASVLGGTPTVSTFGEFGMNEDPAESEQVMHSMLQTPGGMTLMAADVPAQMEYQVGTNVHISLSGDDVEEMRGYFDGLSAGGTVVEPFVPAPWGDVFGMLIDPFGIRWLVNAAG; from the coding sequence ATGACCGTACTCAACCCGTATCTCAACTTCCGCGGCCAGGCGCGCGAGGCGATGGAGTTCTACGCCTCCGTCCTCGGCGGCACCCCCACCGTCAGCACGTTCGGGGAGTTCGGCATGAACGAGGATCCGGCCGAGTCCGAGCAGGTGATGCACTCGATGCTGCAGACCCCCGGCGGCATGACGCTGATGGCCGCCGACGTCCCCGCCCAGATGGAGTACCAGGTGGGCACCAACGTGCACATCTCCCTCAGCGGCGACGACGTCGAGGAGATGCGTGGCTACTTCGACGGGCTCAGTGCCGGGGGCACCGTGGTGGAGCCGTTCGTGCCCGCCCCATGGGGCGACGTGTTCGGGATGCTGATCGACCCGTTCGGCATCCGGTGGCTGGTGAATGCCGCCGGATAG
- a CDS encoding TolB family protein: MPRTLAPGQRCRIHTLDVATGSTRLVHESSDVLYEAPNWSGTDLIVNGDGLLFRLPADGSGEPRPIDLPGLPPLNNDHLLDPDGVHVVLSADDGHVYRAPLAGGEAVRITADDGMLHFLHGVSPDGATLAYVGVVTEPGGSWRAPNLFTIPAAGGASNQLTDDDHPDDGAEFSPDGTWLYFNTERPIDGPARAAGHAQLARMRPDGSAAEQLTHDERVNWFPHPSPDGARLAYVSFPPGTVGHPADRDVILRTCGPRGEDVRDLVRLIGGQGTMNVPSWSADSRRIAFVDYPV; this comes from the coding sequence ATGCCCCGCACCCTCGCTCCCGGCCAGCGTTGCCGGATCCACACCCTCGACGTCGCCACCGGAAGCACGCGGCTCGTGCACGAGTCCAGCGACGTCCTCTACGAGGCGCCGAACTGGAGCGGCACCGACCTGATCGTCAACGGCGACGGGTTGCTCTTCCGCCTACCCGCCGACGGGTCGGGCGAGCCCCGACCAATCGACCTCCCCGGCCTGCCGCCGCTGAACAACGACCACCTGCTCGACCCCGACGGCGTGCACGTAGTCCTCTCCGCCGACGACGGTCACGTCTACCGCGCCCCGCTGGCCGGTGGCGAGGCCGTGCGGATCACCGCCGATGACGGCATGCTGCATTTCCTGCACGGCGTCAGCCCCGACGGCGCGACGCTCGCCTATGTCGGAGTGGTCACCGAGCCCGGCGGCAGCTGGCGGGCACCGAACCTGTTCACGATTCCCGCCGCGGGCGGGGCGAGCAACCAGCTCACCGACGACGACCACCCCGACGACGGGGCCGAGTTCTCCCCGGACGGCACCTGGCTCTACTTCAACACCGAGCGCCCGATCGACGGTCCGGCGCGTGCGGCCGGGCATGCCCAGCTCGCGCGGATGCGGCCCGATGGTTCGGCCGCGGAGCAGCTCACCCACGACGAGCGGGTGAACTGGTTCCCCCACCCCTCCCCCGACGGCGCCCGGCTGGCCTATGTCTCCTTCCCACCCGGGACCGTGGGGCACCCGGCCGACCGGGACGTCATCCTGCGCACGTGCGGGCCGCGCGGGGAGGATGTGCGCGACCTGGTCCGGCTCATCGGCGGGCAGGGGACGATGAATGTGCCGAGCTGGTCGGCCGACAGCCGGCGGATCGCGTTCGTGGACTACCCGGTCTGA
- a CDS encoding FadR/GntR family transcriptional regulator produces MPHSEPTAPARARRPIERIGATVLREFVQAIVTGEYAAGQVLPTEAELTSEFGVSRTVIRETMKRLQEKGMITVAQGRGTHVQPITSWNVLDPLVLSTMIENDRTLGILDDLSVVRGALEAEMAGDAAASVDDRARLVLRERMDRMAGAVDESSVFREADVEFHLAVMDLADNALAANIARALILHAVHSDRYLGQDPTRAFELTLAEHQAVVDAIDAGDREGARAAMREHILGSWQRRRLPTDKRSQ; encoded by the coding sequence ATGCCCCACTCAGAGCCGACGGCGCCCGCGCGAGCCAGACGTCCCATCGAGCGCATCGGTGCCACGGTGCTCCGGGAGTTCGTCCAGGCGATCGTCACGGGGGAGTACGCCGCGGGGCAGGTGCTGCCGACCGAGGCCGAGCTCACCAGCGAATTCGGGGTCAGCCGGACGGTGATCCGCGAGACGATGAAGCGGCTGCAGGAGAAGGGCATGATCACCGTCGCCCAGGGGCGCGGCACGCACGTTCAACCGATCACCAGCTGGAACGTGCTCGACCCGCTCGTCCTCTCCACGATGATCGAGAACGACCGCACGCTCGGGATCCTGGACGATCTCAGCGTGGTGCGTGGTGCGCTCGAGGCGGAGATGGCCGGCGACGCTGCCGCGTCGGTGGACGACCGTGCCCGCCTGGTGCTCCGCGAGCGCATGGACCGCATGGCGGGTGCGGTCGATGAGTCCAGCGTGTTCCGAGAGGCGGACGTGGAGTTCCACCTCGCCGTCATGGATCTCGCCGACAACGCCCTGGCCGCCAACATCGCCCGGGCGCTGATCCTGCACGCCGTGCACAGCGACCGCTATCTGGGGCAGGATCCGACGCGTGCGTTCGAACTGACCCTCGCCGAGCACCAAGCCGTCGTGGATGCGATCGACGCCGGTGATCGCGAGGGTGCCCGCGCAGCCATGCGCGAGCACATCCTCGGCTCCTGGCAGCGGCGCCGGCTGCCGACGGACAAGCGTTCGCAGTAG
- a CDS encoding mandelate racemase/muconate lactonizing enzyme family protein — MKITGYRTLSTTHHWGRPVGDVNGYIASGVTDVPLVILETDEGVEGVATGSHHDLDRLFPALEGKDPRAVTTLYDAMLARVFKSSHGGATFGGIGTLDTALWDLKAKLAGEPLWRLLGGGDRFVHGYASGLDAALTDDELVTLYVAFAERGYTAAKLKGGRCLADDLRRFALVTETLGATGTTPALMLDANESWNVKQAVRYVSALEEHVDLTWVEEPLRRWDTAGHARLSPAIKAAVATGENLTGLEWYRPLLDGGGADIVQAGAIWGITHMLRVAMAAHSRDLPFSPVGLTANFAVAAVAAAVPNHLSSEVQDLGVPLGLTVDQQLIDGGIVLGELPGAGVAVDETAIRAARTAEGWQEPAGPHMRPHRSGLRMVESGGWGK; from the coding sequence ATGAAGATCACCGGCTATCGCACCCTGAGTACGACCCACCACTGGGGAAGGCCCGTTGGCGACGTCAACGGCTACATCGCCTCCGGCGTGACCGACGTGCCACTCGTGATCCTCGAGACCGACGAAGGTGTCGAGGGCGTCGCGACCGGGTCCCACCACGATCTCGACCGGCTCTTCCCGGCGCTCGAGGGCAAGGACCCGCGCGCAGTCACCACGCTGTACGACGCGATGCTCGCCCGGGTGTTCAAGTCCTCGCACGGCGGGGCGACGTTCGGGGGCATCGGAACCCTGGACACCGCGCTGTGGGATCTCAAGGCCAAGCTGGCCGGCGAGCCGTTGTGGCGTCTGCTGGGGGGCGGAGACCGATTCGTGCATGGCTACGCCTCCGGCCTGGACGCCGCCCTCACCGACGACGAGCTCGTCACCCTCTACGTCGCGTTCGCCGAGCGCGGCTACACCGCTGCCAAGCTGAAGGGCGGGCGCTGCCTCGCCGACGATCTGCGTCGCTTCGCATTGGTCACCGAGACGCTCGGCGCCACGGGCACCACGCCCGCCCTCATGCTCGATGCCAACGAGTCCTGGAACGTCAAGCAGGCGGTGCGGTACGTGAGCGCGCTCGAGGAGCACGTCGACCTCACCTGGGTGGAGGAGCCGCTGCGCCGGTGGGACACCGCGGGACACGCCCGGCTGAGCCCGGCCATCAAGGCCGCCGTGGCCACTGGGGAGAACCTCACCGGGCTCGAGTGGTATCGCCCCCTGCTCGACGGCGGAGGCGCCGATATCGTTCAGGCCGGTGCGATCTGGGGGATCACCCACATGCTGCGGGTGGCGATGGCCGCTCACAGCCGCGACCTGCCGTTCAGCCCCGTGGGCCTGACGGCCAACTTCGCCGTCGCAGCCGTCGCAGCCGCCGTCCCGAACCATCTCTCGTCCGAGGTGCAGGATCTCGGGGTACCGCTCGGCCTGACCGTGGACCAGCAGCTGATCGATGGCGGCATCGTGCTCGGCGAGCTGCCCGGCGCCGGCGTCGCGGTCGACGAGACGGCGATCCGCGCGGCGCGCACGGCCGAGGGATGGCAGGAGCCGGCCGGGCCGCACATGCGTCCGCATCGCAGCGGCCTGCGCATGGTCGAATCCGGCGGCTGGGGGAAATGA
- a CDS encoding MBL fold metallo-hydrolase, translating into MMQIRPGLHRIVAPLGERFVAFYLLTGTRGTLLLDTGVEESVSGTLKPYLGEIGLDPAEIRWAISSHCDFDHTGGNGALRDLAPHVQLLAGHDDVPMTEDLELLIRGRYGEFADADGFDDPPEATAEIRRSTRLVPVDRALAGGELIDLGDRRIEVLHAPGHSPGHLALWDASNRALLISDAVLGESVLTADGEPIFPPTYRDAVAYTDTIERLRSYDADLLLTAHYPVYEGAEVAGFLDRSAAYVRRIDEVIAGELRGGEELTSLELIRRCAPQLGTWSDAAAEYLIFPMTGNLERLTAAGTVREGTRAGRRTWQWIA; encoded by the coding sequence ATGATGCAGATCCGCCCTGGCCTGCACCGGATCGTGGCCCCGCTCGGCGAGCGGTTCGTCGCCTTCTACCTGCTCACCGGCACCCGTGGCACGCTCCTGCTCGACACGGGGGTGGAGGAGTCGGTCTCGGGCACGCTCAAGCCCTACCTGGGTGAGATCGGCCTGGACCCGGCCGAGATCCGCTGGGCCATCAGCTCACACTGCGACTTCGACCACACCGGCGGCAACGGCGCCCTGCGCGATCTGGCCCCGCACGTCCAGCTGCTCGCGGGCCACGACGACGTGCCCATGACCGAGGATCTCGAGCTGCTCATCCGTGGCCGCTACGGCGAGTTCGCCGACGCCGACGGTTTCGACGACCCACCCGAGGCCACCGCCGAGATCCGCCGCAGCACTCGTCTCGTCCCGGTGGACCGGGCGCTGGCGGGCGGTGAGCTGATCGACCTCGGCGACCGCCGGATCGAGGTGCTGCACGCACCCGGCCACTCCCCCGGCCACCTGGCGCTCTGGGACGCGAGCAACCGCGCCCTGCTCATCTCCGACGCCGTCCTCGGTGAGAGCGTTCTGACAGCCGACGGTGAGCCGATCTTCCCACCCACCTACCGCGACGCCGTCGCCTACACCGACACGATCGAACGCCTTCGCAGCTACGACGCCGATCTCCTGCTGACCGCGCACTACCCGGTGTACGAGGGGGCGGAGGTCGCCGGGTTCCTGGACCGCTCGGCTGCCTACGTCAGACGCATCGACGAGGTGATCGCCGGTGAATTGCGCGGCGGTGAGGAACTGACCTCGCTCGAGCTCATCCGTCGATGTGCACCTCAGCTGGGCACCTGGTCCGATGCGGCCGCGGAGTACCTGATCTTCCCGATGACCGGCAACCTGGAGCGACTCACGGCCGCCGGCACCGTGCGCGAGGGCACCCGGGCGGGCCGCCGGACCTGGCAGTGGATCGCATGA